The Heliorestis convoluta genome includes the window CGGAAATTCCTGCTGCGCCTTTGGTCAAATCAATTTTTTGACCTTTTTTGAGGTTAATCGTCAAATACATTACCCTCCTACATAAGGTTTTATAGTGCTTAAAGGGATAATCGCTTCGAGAAATTGCACTTGCTCGATCTTAAGCGGGAATAATTCTCAACTACCCCGCTCATATATCATTATAAGAAAAAGTAGCCACAAATTCAACTCAAAGAGCGTAAAAGGTAGCACCAAGTAGGGAAATCGATGAAAAATATCGTGAAAAAGCAAAAGAAGACCTTTGATCCAACAAAGGATGGCTGGATCGTTGGTCTTTAATATTTTACCACATAATGTAATTTGTAAAACAATTTTTTTTACAGTGCTTTGCCTTTCCTGAGAGAAGGTCAGGTAGGAAGCCACTCTTTTTCTTCTTCCTTTTCTGGAAGAGAGTAAACACCGGCCATGCCTCCGAGAACAGAAAATAGAAGTAATAGAGCAACTTCAAGGCCGATAGATGACCAAGATAGTAAGGTCGTTCCGGCACCATAAAAAAATAAAAAGGCTGTAGCCGATAACAAAAGAGCCAGCACCAGACCATGGAGCCAACCATGAAATTGTGCTGTTTTTGCACTTTGATAAGCACCTGCAAAAGCTGTGGTAGCAATTATGACAGGCGTCCAGAAAGATAGGTAATAGACAGGGCCAGAAAGAAACCACAAAAAGAAAGCCGTCATCCATAAAAAACCCACAAATACAATCGTTGATGTTAAGAATCCGATCATTAGGGCTTTGCCCTGTACGAAACCCTTCATTTTTTCCCTCCTTACTTGTTAACTGACACAGGGGGGCAGGTCCCCCCTGTTCCCTGTTACAAAGCCAGAACAAGCACCCAAGATGCAAAGATAAGGTAAACAATGCCACCGATTAACAAAATAGGTGCTTGCAAGACCTGACGGTTTAATAAGAACAAAGCCATAATCAATGCTGTTGATAGCAAAGTAAGAGAAGCGGCAAAAATCGCCATTTCATTCAGGCTCCAAACACCTGCTAACAAAGCAATAGCGGGAATACAAGTGCTTTGAAATACCATTGCGCCTGTTATATTTCCCAAGGCTAAGGTGTCTTCTCCTTTTGAAACCCAGAGTAAGCTATTTACTTTCTCAGGCAATTCTGTGGCCAGAGGTGCCAGGATGAAAGATACAATAAGAGCAGGCCAGCCTAACATCGAGGCAATCGACTCTATGGTACCAACAAACAGATTTGCACCAAGAGCCATTAAAGATAAAGCAAGACTCAATTGTAAAAGGACAGCCCATAGAGTAGGTCTAGCACGACGACGTTGTAAGTAAAGTCCCTTTTCTGGCTCTAAGACACCGCCTTCACCGCCTCTGACAGTAAAAAATACATAAATTATGTAAATCGCCAACAGTAAAAGGGCAAGGTATTTTTCATAGCCAGCAATATAGGATTGTTGAAATAACATAGGTATCAAAAGCAATGAAAAAATAGCCAGAAAAAAAGAAAGATCTCGCAGAAAAATCCTTCTATTTACATACAAGCGAGCTCTCCAACTTTTTCGTAAAACCATAGCGACCAGCCCAACAAGAAAAAGAGCAATTGTAGCAAGCATAAAAGGTGCTCCCAAAATGGCACCAATGCCAACTTCTATGCCAGTGGTACCACCATAAAAGAAAATCGCTACCAAAGGAATCATTGTCTCTGGCATAGCCGTCCCTACAGCGGCTACCAAGCTACCAACAACACCTCGAGACCAACCAAAAAGAGCGCCCACCCACTCCACAGCATTCGTAAAAAATTCAGCAGCCAGGAGAATTAAGGCAATGGCAAGGATAAACGTCCCAAGGGCCAACGCCACTTCCAAATTCTTCCCTCCCTTTTTACGGACACGCCCCTTATTCAAACCATATGCGCTAATGAAAAGAAAAAGCCCTGATCTCACTAGAAGAGATCGGGCTTTTCCTGTGCCGAAATTTATTTTTGCTGCCGCACAAGGGCTAGTGCTTGAAGTGCCAAAAGATTGTCGAAAGAGTAACAGTCACCGGTAATCGGATCGCCAAAGCCACCGTAAAAAATAGAGTTAGGATCGTTAACACGATAAAGAAGCAAGTGATCCACAGCCACCTGTGCCCACTGGGGCTCATCAATTTCTAAGAAGTATTGTGCAACAAGAGCATACACGGCTGGAGAGCGAAAATCTGCCGCCGCCACAGGCTCATCGCCTTGATCCCGATGATAAGCAGCCCAAATCCGTCCCGCTTGCAATTCCTTCTGGAGGAAAGAAGCGGTCTTGGGTGACACATAGCCTACTTGGGCACCATGAAGTGCTGCCAACATAGAATTAATCATATTCACAGCTTCTTGCTCTTGGAAAGGACCTCTTTCCGGTGAATAATCGGTCATAAAAAGACCATTGCCCAGATCGGCTTGCCGAATAATATCCAAAGCTGGCTGAACGAGAGGTTCATAACGGCTATCAACGGTAGCAATAAGGGCTAAATAGGCTGGTTGTAGATATCGAACAGGAACAACGATACCGCCATTGGGCTCTACAGGCTCAAACCATTGTGACCAGTTATGGGACAAGCCGGACCAGTCAAACCAAGGGGTCCAGTGGCGACCTTCTAGGAGCTGATAGCGGTAAATGCCTTCTAAAATCGCTTTTGCTAGGTAAAAATCTCTTTTATCATCCCAGCGCTCAGCACCTTTCAGTAACATAGCGGCAATGCGAATATCATCAATTAAAGCGCTTGATTGCGCTGGCTCTCGATTGTCGGGCTTAACCTTCCAAGAAGGAATCGCGTAAGGACCTATCAGATATTTGCGCACATAATTAACTTGCTGACGATACAAAGCCTTATCATCGGTCCAAAGGGCATATTCTAACAGAAGGCCCGTCGATTCGGAAAGAATATCATGATTCCGTGCTTCATCGGCCAATTCAGGGCGATCGTCACGATAATTTGTAAAAACCCCGCCTTG containing:
- a CDS encoding TIGR04086 family membrane protein, encoding MKGFVQGKALMIGFLTSTIVFVGFLWMTAFFLWFLSGPVYYLSFWTPVIIATTAFAGAYQSAKTAQFHGWLHGLVLALLLSATAFLFFYGAGTTLLSWSSIGLEVALLLLFSVLGGMAGVYSLPEKEEEKEWLPT
- a CDS encoding sodium:calcium antiporter: MALALGTFILAIALILLAAEFFTNAVEWVGALFGWSRGVVGSLVAAVGTAMPETMIPLVAIFFYGGTTGIEVGIGAILGAPFMLATIALFLVGLVAMVLRKSWRARLYVNRRIFLRDLSFFLAIFSLLLIPMLFQQSYIAGYEKYLALLLLAIYIIYVFFTVRGGEGGVLEPEKGLYLQRRRARPTLWAVLLQLSLALSLMALGANLFVGTIESIASMLGWPALIVSFILAPLATELPEKVNSLLWVSKGEDTLALGNITGAMVFQSTCIPAIALLAGVWSLNEMAIFAASLTLLSTALIMALFLLNRQVLQAPILLIGGIVYLIFASWVLVLAL